The Pseudorhodobacter turbinis genome contains a region encoding:
- a CDS encoding histidine kinase dimerization/phospho-acceptor domain-containing protein, with translation MTRTWSIRRRLTRYVLGLVLLAWAATVLIATFAIRYEMNEILDEELQTVAEATALFLEDAEGPPNPRVIGLTDASGNRVLRVTRTGQSTADAPWPVLEKDGFHDRAGWRVLRLAAGGGIVEVGHDMSWRREELWEAASSMLVMILPMIALLIWGLRRSLAQALAPLERLAATIAARKPEDLSPVPLDDLSQETLPLIAGMNAYIARIETLRLAERQFIANAAHELRTPIASIRARLELSSDPDAKLAVPQLKSLTHRLERLLQLSRSEAGLGLGAGPSDLVQILRLVIEEVGRNTDRPLHFDDGDHEQMIVPHDSDALAILFRNLLENAVEHGTGTVRVRLGPGAQLRVENPTDNPGFLEGPFRKGAQSGGAGLGLSIVSALVNVMGARIDKQISDGQAVVTVTFADRAQ, from the coding sequence ATGACGCGCACTTGGTCGATCCGGCGGCGGTTGACGCGCTATGTGTTGGGCCTCGTGTTGCTGGCTTGGGCCGCGACGGTTTTGATTGCGACATTTGCGATCCGCTATGAGATGAACGAGATCCTTGATGAGGAATTGCAGACGGTCGCCGAGGCGACGGCGCTTTTTTTGGAGGACGCCGAGGGGCCACCGAACCCGCGTGTGATCGGGTTAACCGATGCCAGCGGCAATCGGGTGTTGCGGGTCACCCGAACCGGCCAAAGCACGGCTGACGCGCCATGGCCCGTGCTGGAGAAGGATGGCTTTCATGACAGGGCTGGATGGCGGGTTTTGCGGCTTGCGGCCGGTGGCGGGATTGTGGAGGTCGGCCACGATATGTCTTGGCGCCGAGAGGAGCTGTGGGAGGCGGCCTCTTCCATGTTGGTTATGATCTTGCCGATGATCGCGCTGTTGATCTGGGGCTTGCGGCGCAGCCTTGCGCAGGCCCTTGCCCCGCTAGAGCGCCTTGCCGCCACAATCGCTGCGCGCAAGCCCGAGGATCTGTCGCCCGTGCCGCTAGATGATCTGTCGCAAGAAACCCTGCCGCTGATTGCGGGGATGAATGCCTATATCGCCCGCATTGAAACCCTGCGTTTGGCAGAGCGTCAGTTCATCGCCAATGCCGCGCATGAGCTGCGTACCCCGATCGCCAGCATCCGCGCGCGGCTGGAGCTGTCGTCTGATCCCGATGCCAAATTGGCCGTGCCGCAGCTAAAAAGCCTGACCCATCGGTTGGAGCGTCTGTTGCAACTGTCGAGGAGCGAAGCCGGATTGGGCCTTGGCGCGGGGCCAAGCGATCTGGTGCAGATCTTGCGGCTGGTGATCGAGGAGGTTGGGCGCAACACCGACCGCCCCCTCCATTTTGATGATGGCGATCATGAACAGATGATCGTGCCGCATGATTCTGACGCGCTTGCGATTTTGTTCCGCAATTTGCTTGAGAACGCTGTGGAACATGGCACCGGCACCGTTCGTGTCCGGCTTGGACCGGGGGCGCAGCTAAGGGTCGAAAACCCGACGGATAATCCGGGTTTCCTTGAGGGCCCCTTTCGCAAGGGCGCGCAATCGGGGGGCGCTGGATTGGGGCTGTCCATCGTCTCGGCGCTTGTGAATGTCATGGGGGCCCGGATTGATAAACAGATCTCTGACGGGCAGGCGGTTGTAACGGTCACCTTCGCGGATCGCGCGCAATAA
- a CDS encoding ArsR/SmtB family transcription factor: MIISILSALAEPTRLKAIRLLADGDEHCVCELMKTLGATQSRMSRHMQILKQAGLVTDRRDAQWVRYRLNPDLHRDVAGLIMAVLKVENEQERAAA; the protein is encoded by the coding sequence ATGATCATATCTATTCTTTCCGCTTTGGCAGAGCCGACAAGGCTTAAGGCGATCCGTCTGCTGGCGGATGGTGACGAACACTGTGTCTGTGAGTTGATGAAAACGCTGGGGGCCACGCAAAGCCGGATGTCGCGCCATATGCAAATCCTCAAGCAGGCGGGGCTGGTGACCGACCGGCGCGATGCACAATGGGTGCGGTACCGGTTGAATCCGGATCTGCATCGGGATGTTGCAGGTCTGATCATGGCGGTTCTGAAGGTGGAAAACGAACAGGAAAGGGCGGCCGCATGA
- a CDS encoding response regulator transcription factor has translation MRLLLVEDTQDLADAVLLFLGREGHAVDHARSAAEADAALDVTEYACVILDLGLPDGSGLGVLKGRRAAGDRTPFIIATARDQITDRIAGLDAGADDYIVKPFDLGELVARIRAHARRAQGSPATRIQLGEVEVDRAAARLWRGQKEIRLTSREWAVFDALLGARGRILGKAALEDALYAYDATIEGNAIEVYISRLRQKLGAQMIETRRGLGYMLR, from the coding sequence ATGCGATTGCTTCTTGTCGAGGACACACAGGATTTGGCCGATGCCGTGCTGCTCTTTTTGGGGCGGGAGGGGCATGCGGTGGACCACGCCCGCAGCGCCGCCGAGGCGGATGCCGCCCTTGATGTCACGGAATATGCCTGCGTTATCCTTGATCTTGGCTTGCCCGACGGCTCCGGCTTGGGGGTGTTGAAGGGGCGGCGCGCGGCGGGGGACCGAACCCCGTTCATCATAGCCACCGCCCGTGACCAGATCACCGACCGCATCGCGGGGCTTGATGCTGGGGCGGATGATTATATCGTCAAACCCTTTGATCTGGGCGAGCTTGTGGCGCGGATCCGGGCCCATGCACGCCGCGCGCAGGGCAGCCCCGCGACCCGTATCCAACTGGGGGAGGTGGAGGTGGACCGCGCCGCCGCCCGCCTGTGGCGCGGGCAAAAGGAAATCCGGCTGACATCGCGTGAATGGGCGGTGTTTGATGCCCTTTTGGGCGCGCGGGGCCGCATTCTGGGCAAGGCCGCACTGGAAGACGCGCTTTATGCATATGATGCGACGATTGAGGGGAACGCGATTGAGGTGTATATCTCGCGGCTGCGCCAAAAACTTGGGGCGCAGATGATCGAAACACGGCGGGGATTGGGATATATGCTGCGATGA
- a CDS encoding permease, producing the protein MTTETQDIKPDHARSDWRWYAGLAAAGGVWLLLYRQLVPFSEWATALFPVARNSHTGEAIAFFIYDVPKVLLLLTLIVFITGVLRSWFSPEKTRAILSGKREILGYPLAAGLGVLTPFCSCSSVPLFIGFVSAGIPLGVTFSFLIAGPMVGPVGLGLLFGLVGWKITAIYLVFGFSIATLAGWVMGRMGLERYLQDWVRKLNAGAAHGLPEERLTMVDRIKIGLEQVREILGKVWIWVVIGISIGALIHGYVPEAVMLKIMGGEAWWSVPAAVVVGVPMYTNAAGVIPIVEALLGKGAALGTTLAFMMSVIALSLPEMIILKQVLTLRLIAVFVVVVAMGILATGFLFNLLL; encoded by the coding sequence ATGACCACTGAAACCCAAGATATCAAGCCGGATCATGCGCGCTCTGATTGGCGCTGGTATGCGGGTCTTGCCGCAGCCGGTGGTGTTTGGCTGCTGCTTTACCGCCAGTTGGTCCCGTTTTCGGAATGGGCAACCGCGCTGTTTCCTGTGGCCCGCAATAGCCACACGGGCGAGGCCATTGCTTTCTTTATCTATGATGTGCCCAAGGTGCTGCTGCTGTTGACGCTGATTGTTTTCATCACCGGCGTATTGCGCAGTTGGTTTAGCCCCGAGAAAACCCGCGCGATCCTGTCGGGCAAACGCGAAATCCTTGGCTATCCGCTGGCGGCGGGGCTTGGGGTGCTGACGCCGTTTTGCTCATGCTCTTCGGTGCCGCTGTTTATCGGCTTTGTGTCGGCGGGCATTCCGCTGGGGGTCACCTTTTCCTTTCTGATCGCAGGGCCGATGGTGGGGCCGGTTGGCCTTGGGCTTTTGTTTGGATTGGTGGGCTGGAAGATCACGGCGATCTATCTGGTGTTCGGCTTTAGCATCGCGACATTGGCCGGCTGGGTTATGGGCCGGATGGGGCTGGAGCGCTATTTGCAAGATTGGGTGCGTAAGTTGAACGCAGGCGCGGCCCATGGCCTGCCCGAGGAGCGGCTGACCATGGTGGACCGCATCAAGATCGGTCTGGAACAGGTTCGTGAAATTCTTGGAAAGGTCTGGATCTGGGTTGTGATCGGGATCTCGATCGGCGCGTTGATCCATGGCTATGTGCCCGAAGCGGTGATGCTGAAAATCATGGGCGGCGAGGCATGGTGGTCGGTTCCTGCCGCCGTAGTGGTCGGCGTGCCGATGTATACCAATGCGGCAGGCGTCATTCCGATTGTCGAGGCGTTGCTGGGCAAGGGGGCGGCGCTTGGCACGACGCTGGCCTTCATGATGTCGGTCATCGCGCTCAGTCTGCCCGAGATGATCATCCTCAAGCAGGTGCTAACGCTGCGCTTGATCGCGGTTTTCGTCGTTGTCGTGGCGATGGGCATCCTTGCCACCGGCTTTTTGTTCAACCTGTTGCTCTGA
- a CDS encoding phosphoethanolamine transferase, whose translation MLSQITLNVIIASYVLALLNLGFWTRLFAQFPQAPIKAVIFGIGVWALTVMLLELLGPSRLQKPVAAVLILIAASAQYYERSFGVLIDREMVRSILETTVTESRHLITWRMIGTILLTGGVPAALVFWPKVRRASALHQLWRWPLGVALSAVVVLAAVFSHYKDYSAMLRERHDMMGAYQPGASLAALTNYLREEWKSADPTAAPVGQDATPGPYLAAAPKPVLLVMVVGETARAQNFGLNGYVRDTTPQLRARGVINFSDAHSCGTSTAVSVPCMFSPLGKAEYSRDAFLRHENLLDVLAHAGVKTEWWDNNTGDQNVAKRVAWNRVDAVLAPSACQIECTDEAFLPVIAQVLAQIQDNTVLILHSIGSHGPSYYLRYDPKDAVFQPDCRSSQFSDCTAEEITNAYDNSILETDRVLARAIDMLAASDRVLPALVYVSDHGESLGESGLYLHAAPAFMAPPEQTRVPFLMWFSPAFGDAMGLPPSCLLAKANRPVSHDNLFHSVLGLMNIETGARNPALDLTADCPSKEMI comes from the coding sequence GTGTTGTCACAGATTACGTTGAACGTCATTATCGCAAGCTATGTGCTGGCGCTGCTGAACCTCGGCTTTTGGACGCGGCTTTTCGCGCAATTCCCGCAAGCGCCGATCAAGGCGGTGATCTTTGGCATCGGGGTCTGGGCGTTGACGGTGATGCTGCTGGAACTGCTTGGCCCGTCGCGCCTGCAAAAGCCGGTTGCGGCGGTGCTGATCCTGATCGCGGCCAGCGCACAATATTACGAGCGCAGCTTTGGTGTGCTCATCGACCGCGAAATGGTCCGCAGCATCCTTGAGACAACCGTGACCGAATCGCGCCATCTGATCACTTGGCGCATGATCGGGACAATTTTGCTGACGGGGGGCGTGCCTGCTGCACTTGTGTTTTGGCCAAAGGTCCGACGGGCATCCGCCCTGCATCAGCTTTGGCGCTGGCCGCTGGGGGTGGCGCTTTCCGCCGTGGTGGTGCTGGCCGCAGTTTTCAGCCACTATAAGGATTACTCTGCCATGCTGCGCGAGCGGCATGACATGATGGGGGCCTATCAACCCGGCGCATCACTGGCGGCCCTTACCAATTACCTGCGTGAGGAATGGAAGAGCGCTGATCCCACAGCCGCCCCCGTTGGACAAGATGCCACGCCCGGCCCCTATCTTGCAGCTGCGCCCAAGCCGGTCCTTTTGGTGATGGTCGTCGGCGAAACAGCACGGGCACAGAACTTTGGTCTGAATGGCTATGTGCGGGACACGACACCGCAACTGCGCGCGCGTGGCGTCATCAACTTCAGCGATGCGCATTCTTGCGGCACCTCTACTGCGGTTTCGGTGCCGTGTATGTTCTCACCGCTCGGCAAGGCCGAATATTCCCGCGATGCCTTTTTGCGCCATGAGAACCTGCTGGATGTGCTGGCCCATGCGGGCGTCAAGACCGAGTGGTGGGACAATAACACCGGCGACCAGAATGTGGCCAAACGCGTGGCATGGAACCGCGTTGACGCCGTCCTCGCGCCCAGTGCCTGCCAAATCGAATGCACCGATGAGGCATTTTTGCCGGTGATCGCGCAGGTGCTGGCGCAGATACAGGACAACACCGTGCTGATCCTGCATTCAATCGGCAGCCATGGCCCGTCCTATTATCTGCGCTATGACCCAAAGGACGCCGTTTTCCAGCCAGACTGTCGCAGCTCGCAGTTTTCCGACTGCACGGCCGAGGAAATCACCAATGCCTATGACAATTCCATTCTGGAAACCGACCGGGTTCTGGCGCGCGCCATCGATATGCTTGCGGCCTCTGATCGCGTGTTGCCTGCCTTGGTCTATGTCTCGGACCATGGGGAATCGCTGGGCGAAAGCGGCCTTTACCTTCACGCCGCCCCCGCTTTCATGGCCCCGCCAGAGCAAACGCGCGTGCCTTTCCTGATGTGGTTTTCCCCTGCGTTTGGCGACGCGATGGGTCTGCCCCCTAGCTGCCTTCTGGCCAAAGCAAACCGTCC
- a CDS encoding thymidine kinase, protein MAKLYFHYSTMNAGKSTALLQASHNYREGGMTTYLITAKLDNRAGQARIASRIGIGEDADTFAPGEEMFAKIRARLMRGPIACIFIDEAQFLTTEQVWQLARAVDDLGVPVMCYGLRVDFQGNLFPGSAALLAWADEMREVRTICHCGKKATMVVRKGPDGEILRDGEQVQIGGNETYVSLCRRHWREAVGDFAAT, encoded by the coding sequence ATGGCCAAGCTTTATTTCCATTACTCTACCATGAACGCGGGCAAATCGACCGCGCTTTTGCAAGCCTCGCACAATTACCGCGAGGGGGGCATGACGACCTATCTGATCACCGCCAAGCTGGACAATCGCGCTGGCCAGGCCCGGATTGCCAGTCGTATCGGCATTGGCGAGGATGCCGACACTTTCGCGCCCGGCGAGGAAATGTTCGCCAAGATCAGGGCGCGTCTTATGCGGGGCCCAATCGCCTGTATTTTCATTGATGAGGCGCAGTTCCTGACGACAGAACAGGTTTGGCAACTTGCCCGTGCGGTGGATGACCTTGGCGTGCCTGTCATGTGCTATGGTCTGCGGGTGGATTTTCAGGGTAACCTTTTTCCGGGCTCGGCAGCGCTTTTGGCTTGGGCAGACGAGATGCGCGAAGTGCGCACCATCTGCCATTGCGGCAAGAAGGCGACGATGGTCGTGCGCAAAGGCCCCGATGGCGAGATCCTGCGCGATGGGGAGCAAGTGCAGATCGGGGGTAATGAGACCTATGTCTCGCTCTGCCGTCGCCATTGGCGCGAAGCTGTGGGGGACTTTGCGGCCACGTGA
- a CDS encoding thioredoxin family protein translates to MKQIKVYGPGCKRCTATEDMVKEAALRLSIEVAVEKVTDQREIAMAGIMSTPGITIDGKLVHAGGLPDKAKLDEWLSA, encoded by the coding sequence ATGAAACAGATTAAAGTTTACGGCCCTGGCTGCAAACGCTGCACGGCAACCGAGGACATGGTGAAGGAGGCCGCTTTGCGGCTGTCCATTGAGGTGGCGGTAGAGAAAGTCACCGATCAACGGGAAATTGCTATGGCGGGGATCATGTCGACGCCGGGCATCACCATTGATGGCAAGCTGGTTCACGCGGGCGGTTTGCCCGATAAGGCCAAGCTGGATGAATGGCTGTCTGCATGA